The genomic region GCCAATTGCTCAATCGTTATCCGCTCAAAATCCTGCGCGGAAATACCAAAGCTTGCTAATACAGAATCCAGATCCGGAGATACTAATATTCGGTATTGGATAATCATTGTTAACATAGTTTTTTGTCCTCAAGTTCAGAGTGCAATACTTGCAACGCCACAAAGTAAATATGTTATAACTATTAGTCAAGGAGTTTATTGTCGCGCTTCACTTTTGTGATTCTACTCACTCAGACAAGCAATATCCATGCTCTTAAGACATAAAGAGCGTAAGATGATAAACCGATATGTGGCACAATTTCCACATGATTTTGGAGCGCTGCAGGTTTTTCTCCTTGACTAAGTAAGTCTTTTATACAAATTACACATAAGCTTTAAAACTTGATAAATAGATAGTTACCAAGTATGTATCCTGGCAGATATAGGCTGATTGGGTTTCTGCAATATAAGCAGGCTCGCTCTGAGGTATTAATATTAAAAATATTATGCACAATAAGTTCAATACAATAGTAGATTTGGTACATACAAGGCGTTTTTTAAGCCCTTTGCCAAATTACTCACCAATCATTTGGAAACAGAAGCGTATGCACAATCTGAGATCCTTGAAATGGTCTTAAGCGAGAAGATATCCTGATGCCAACACGTGATACTGTTGTTACAGCCTGTGACCAAAATTTTGTGTGGGGGGCAATGCTTTTAGGTATATCCCTGCGCTATCATGGTATGACATGTGCCTACCATATATTAGGTTACGACCTCACTCAACGAGATGTTAAATGCCTACAAAGCATTCCGGGCACTGAAGTTTTTCCCGTCCATAAAACAGATATGCGCAGTGTCTGCACCCAAAAACCAATGGCAATCGATACTGCGGAAACAGACATTGTGGTATGGATGGATGCAGACTGTGTGGTAAGTGGAAACTTGGAAAAGTTTTTCGTATGTCCCGATAACAAACTGCAAATCCGCATAAGAGAAGAAAATGAGAACTTTAGCGTATATAGAAACCTCTACACAAAACATGATACCTTGGGAAAAATTCCCCAAAAAGTGCTGGATATATGGCAAAAAGATGTGAATGATCTGGATGAACCTGGTATTCAGACTGTATATCAGACAAATTGTTTTGTGCTAAATAAGACTCATCTTTCCTTTGTGGAATTATGGAAACAGCAGATGCTAAAAGTAATCCCAGAAAATACTTTCGGTGTGTATAATAAGAAAAGCATTGCATACTCCATGACCGATGAATCGGTAATAAACTCGCTTTTTGCCTTTTCTTCCCAAGCGCCAGCTACCAGTGAATACCTTATGGATAAAGATCCCAATGCCGCTTGCATACATTTTGGTCTAAGCCCCAAACCTTGGCAGCATTGGACTTTCTCGGCATTACGTTATTACGACTATGTTCAAAAACTTATCGCATGGGCAAACACAGAAAAGTATCGTTTACCAGCTCTAACTACTTCACTAATGCCTCAGCGATACAAGCAAGAGCGAAGAAATGCCCTTACACGCTATCGGCTAAAAACTACACGCTATCTTATCTCTACCCACTTGCGGAAAATAACTCGCCTTGTCCGATCCTGAAAAATTGCATTTTTGAAAACTTCTGCTTGACAAGTACGCTCACTCGGATATCATGTCCAAGTTAATATAATACATAGGACTAATATATATGAAAAACATATTGAAACTTGTTGTAATCGCCATTTTTATGGTTATTGCATTTTCGGCATGTTCCGAAAATGAGAATGATGCGTATGTGCCAATTAAGGATATCACAGTATCACCGGATTTCAACTGGCAAACCAGTCATCAGGTTGCGGTTGAAATTGAGCTTTTTGATAATGGCTCTGCTCCAATTAAGGGAGTTGTGTTCGAGATTTTTGATAGCTATCCGGAACCTAATAGTACGCCTTTAGCTAAGGGTGTTACCTTGGAGGATGGAAAGTATAACACTGTAATGAATCTGCCTACCGCGGTAAAAAAGGTGTGGGCAAGAGGCTATATGGGTGTGTACGAAATACCCATAAACAATAGTAGTGTAGTGCTTAGTTTGGGTGGAGCAATTGATGAATCGGTCATTAGCAACGACTATAGAAAGAATAATTCCAAAGCGTGGTCTTTCTTGCCGGGGCTAAGTTTTAACTCTCAGGGCAGACCTTACCCAATGAACAATGTATCCATTCAAGCAGACTTTTTTGAGCGCCTGAATGCAACTCTACCGGAGAGTTCGTCTTTACCCATCACACATCCTCAATATATGGAAACCTCAAATCAGGTGAATCTAAAATTAGATGAGACTGCTCAAGTATGGCTAACATTTGTGCATGAGGGAGCCGGATATTTGAACTCATTGGGCTATTATACCTATCCTACCGGGAATCTGCCGACAAGTCCATCCGAGATTGAATCAAAAAACATAGTAATGCCCAATGCATCACTTTATGGTAGCGGAGGACAAATGTTTGCCGGCGATACTGTGTATTTGGGAGTGTTTGAGCCTGGCACTACTATGGGGTGGTTTTTGGTAGCCAACGGTTTTAGGGGAGGCTATGGTACAAATGTAAGCACAAGTGCCCCTGTTTATTACTCCGATCCCGCTCTAAATCCGGAAACAGATCCGGAAAATAAGAAACACAGCGTACTGCTTTTTGACCAGATTTCGCAAAGATTTGTAGTAGGATTTGAGGATCTCCCTCGCACGTCTGAGAGCGATGACGATTTCAACGACTTAGTGTTCTTTTTAACTGTTAATCCCATAGAAGCTGCAGATCTATCATCAATTCCTCCTATGGATACACCTATCGATAGTGATGACGATGGGATTTCTGATGCTTTCGACGACTATCCCGATGATGCAGATTTGGCATTTAACAACTATACTTATGGTGCAGATGCTTGGGGAACACTGGCTTTTGAAGACCTTTGGCCCAATACTGGAGATTACGATTTTAACGATATGGTGGTAGATTACAATTACAATCAGATCACTCAGCCAGGAAACAGGGTTAAGAAAGTGGAGATGAGCTACAAATTACGCGGTATAGGAGCCAGAAGAGCTAATGGCTTTGCCGTCCAAGTTCCATTTGAAGCTTCAAATATCACCCAAATCCATGCCAGCCATGATGCTCTATTCGAGATGGAAGACGACGGACCTTTTGCAGTAATGCGATTTTTCAATAGCGCCTTCGACCTCATACCTCAAGTACCAAATGCTTTCATCAATACAGAGATGAGTGACACATATTTTGAGCCGGTGGATTTTTCTGTTCACTATAAGCTTGAAAGTCCCATGGCTATTTCCCTGTTGGAAACATCGCCGCCTTACAACCCCTTTATTTTTCTCAATGGTCTGCGCTCGGTAGAAGTTCATCTACCGGGATACCCGCCAACTACTAGAATGGCAACTGATATGCTGGGCACACAAGATGATGCCAGCACTGAAGGTAATTGGTATAAAACTGCCGGAAATCTTCCTTGGGCTGTAGATATTCCTCAAAGCTGGACTTACCCTATCGAAAAAGCACAAATATCTCAAGCCTATAATAAGTTTAAGGATTGGGCACAAAGCTCTGGCACTTCTTACGCCGATTGGTATAAAGATCTACCGGAATACACTAATCCGGAATTCATGTATTTGAAACCCTAATGATAATACCCCAAATAACATCCATCTACGTCCACTGCTTCTCCCTCAGCAGTGGACTTTTTTTCTCTGCTCAAAACTGTTACACGTAATAAATATCTCCAATAACATAATATGGCAACGATATTTTTTTGTTGACAGCATATACAAAGTTCAAGATGATTCCTTGTAAAACATAAGATGCTCTCCCAAACTGAGGTACGAATATGAAAATGGAAGAACTGAACTACTACTACAACAAATTTAAGTTCGGTGAAGATATCTTTCATCAACTGATGCAGAGACGGGTACGTGATATTCTTTTGGTCTCCACATTCTATGACGCATTTATTTTTGAGCAAGATGGCAGACTTTCGGAGCAAATATTTGGTGAATACCGGCAGTTAAATCTATCTACAGCCCCTCGCATAACATCTGTTCCCACGGGCGAAGAAGCTCTTGAAAAGTTAAAACATCATTCTTATGATTTGGTTATTACCATGATGCGCATCGGAGAGATTGGACCTTTTGAATTGGCAAAAAGAGTTAAAGCCGCTCAACCCGATCTTACCGTGCTATTACTGCTCAATGTGGCATCGGACTATCTCATCTGGGAAAACCATGTTGAAGAACGTACATATATAGATGATGTCTTTTTGTGGAATGGAGATACTAAACTCTTTTTGGCGATGGTTAAGAACGTGGAAGATGCAATGAATGTGGAGTTTGATACCAGTCACGGCTTAGTAAGGGTAATTTTACTGGTGGAAGATTCTGTACACTATTATTCGATGTTCTTGCCATCATTATACTCGGTAATCATGAAGCAAACTCAAAAGCTTATTGAGGAAGAAGTTAGCGATATCAACAAACATCTTCGAATGAGAATCCGCCCCAAGGTGCTTATGGCACATGATTTTGAGGAAGCCATAAGACTTTATGAGAAATACAAAGAATATATGCTATGCATAATCTCGGATGTACGTTTTCGAATTAATGGCGAAGTACATGCTCAAGCGGGGTTTAAACTGATCAATCAGATACTCAAGAAGAACCGAGATTTACCCATGATCCTCCAATCTTCGGAAGATGAAAACGAACAAATGGCTAAGGATTTGGGAGTTCATTTTTTAAACAAGAACTCCAAGCATCTGTTCAAAAACTTGCGAGAGTATATGGTATTTAGTTTGGGGTTTGGCAATTTCATCTTTCGCAGTCCTTCCGGCGAAGTGATTGATGAAGCCACTAATATTGCAGAATTTGAGGAGAAGATATTAAAGTTACAAGAAGACTCTTTGGAGTTTCACAGCCGTTTTAACCATTTCTCAAACTGGCTAATTGCGCATGGAGAGGTCCAAATTGCCAAAAAAATCCGCCCCATGAAAATCGAAGATTTTGATTCCAGAGATGAATTGAGACGTTTTTTGTATCACATCTTTAGAACAGTAAGGATCGAGAAAAATAGAGGAAAGATTATCAATTTTGATGCAGTATCCTTAGCGGAGATGAATCAGATAATCCGCTTAACCGAAGGTTCATTAGGTGGCAAAGGCAGAGGTCTTGCCTTCTTAAATGCACTTCTCTGCACGATGGACTACGAGAAAAAATTTGAAAACACTGCCATCTCTTTGCCTTCTACTGCTATCATTGGCACCAATGAGTTCGATCAATTCTTAGAGCGGAATTCCATTATGGATTTAGTTCAGAATATGAGCGATGAAGAGATAGATGAGCTGTTCATTCAAGCAAAGCTTTCCGATACGCTAATTAAGCGGTTAAAGATATATCTAGAGCATGTAAAATACCCTATTGCAGTGCGTTCCTCAAGTTTATTGGAAGATTCTCAAGCTCAACCCTTGGCAGGAGTTTATCGTACTTATATGTTGCCTAATAATCATGAACTGGCAAGTGAGCGTTTACGACAGTTGATGAATGCCATTAAACTGGTTTATGCCTCGGTGTTTTTGAGCGATGCGCGCAACTTTTTAGATTCGCTTAACTTCAAAGCTGAAGAAGAAAAAATGGCAGTTATCATCCAAGAAACCGTAGGATCTTTGAAAGGAGAGCATTATTACTATCCACATATATCGGGAGTAGCGCAATCTTACAACTTCTACCCCACTTCACATATGCAACACACCGATGGCATTGCCAATATCGCTCTAGGATTGGGAAAGTCTGTTGTTGAAGGTAAGCTAAACTATCGCTTTTGCCCTAAGTATCCGCAATTGGATATGTTGCCTCAAGAGGAAATGGTGCGCAATTCGCAAAAAGAATTCTTTGCTTTGGATCTTGCCAATAACGATTTTGACTTAACCAAAGGTGAGGAGATAACGCTGGCAAAATTAAGTTTGAAGGATGCCGAAAAGCATGAAACAATCAAGTATTTAGCGTCTGTTTGGGATTACGAGAATTACCGCTTAACCGACAATCTGCAAGAACGAGGACTTAAAGTATTAACTTTCTCTAGCATTCTTAAGTATGGCTATTTCCCCTTGGCAAAAATCGTGGAAGAGCTTCTTGAAATTGGCGAAATCGCTTTGGGAATCCCCGTTGAGATAGAATTTGCTGTCAATCTGGACCAAAAAAACTCCATAGCTGGTAAACCCACATTCTATATCCTGCAAATCCGCCCTTTATCCGTTAGTACAGATGCTTATCATATAGAAGCAGATAAACTAGATAAACAAGAGCTTTTGATGTATACCGAACACGGAATGGGTAATGGTTCAATTGAGGATCTGTACGATATCATTTATTTAGATCCAGATTGTTTCGATAAAACTAAAACTCATAAAATGCAGGAAGAGATTGAGAAATTCAACGCCGCAATGGCAAAACAAGGTAAACGATATATCTTGATAGGTCCGGGAAGATGGGGATCGCGTGATAAATTCTTGGGTATACCGGTGCGCTGGCCACAGATAAATCGTGCTAAGGTAATACTGGAAACAGGTTTACGAGATTTTATAGTGGAATCCAGCCAAGGCACTCATTTCTTTCACAATTTGGTGGCGATGAATGTGGGATATTTTACCATCCCTTTTGTTTCGAAAACAGATTTTATAGATATCAACTGGCTAAAAGCGCAGCCTTGTAACGAACGAGGCGATTACTTTGTGCATCTTCAATTCGACCATCCTCTTATTGTGAGGATGGATGGCAAAACAGGACTTGCCGTAATTCATAAATGAGGCAATAATGTGTATATGATACGATGAGGCAAACACTTGGCTATTAGCGCAAATTTTTGGGCTTTAGAGAATGAACTGTTGGAATCGCTTATGCCCATTCGCGTTCATAGTGTTTTACTTATCTCATCTCTTTATGATTCATTTGTGTTTGAGATCGATGGCTTTTTGGCAGAACAGGTAGCCGAAGATTTTTACCTGCTTAATCTTTCAACATTTCCCAACATCTTTCATGCCTCATCACTGCATAGTGCTCTCAAACTATTGGAATTAGAACAAATTGATCTGGTAATTATTCATCTGGCTTCTCAGCGTGCCATCGCATTAGATTTACTCAATCGAATAAAAACATACGATAACTCATTGCCGGTTTATTTACTGCTGGGTGTGCCCCAAGATCTCATGTTCATCGAAAATCACCTTCCAGAACTGGATGAAGTAGAGGATTTTTTCTATTGGAATGGAGATTCAAAGCTCTTCTTGGCTATCATCAAGCAATATGAAGAGAAAAAGAATATAGATCACGATTCGCAAATCTATAATGTGCCCATCATCTTGGTGGTTGAAACTTTCATCCCTTACTACTCACAGTTTTTGCCCCTGCTTTACGAACAAGTTATGCTGTTAAACTATTCGGTAATTCGTTCGGAGCATCAAGAGATAAATAAAAGCCTTTATCAAAATGCTCGACCACGCATACTACTGGTTCACGACTATGCTGAGGCAAAGGCAATCTACAACGCACATCCATTATCTGTAATTGGTATAATTAGTAACGTAAATTATAACTATCGTGGACGAAGTCATCGTGATGGTGGCATTGAACTTTTACAAAGTATTCGCAAAGACAATAATAACCTTCCCTTTCTGTTACAATCCTTCAATCCTCTATATAAAGATATTGTTAGCAGCAATGAAGGAGATTTCCTCTACAAAGATATTCCGGGACTATCGGGGCAATTGCTGCAATGGCTCAAAACTGAGGTTCAATTGAGCAAGTTTACTTTTAGACTTCCAGATCGCACCGAGATAGCTGAAGCATACAGCATCATCGGTTTTCATCACGCCATCAAAAAAGTACCGGATTCTTCACTGATTTATCATTGGCAAAACAATCACTTCCGCCATTGGTTATCGTCTCATGTGGAAATTTCACTCTGTAAAATGCTAGCAGATTTGCCCAAAGATCTTACGGCATCTCAAATACGCTCCATACTGTGTGACTCCTTGGAATCTTTAATCGCTTACAGACGCCGGGAGAAGATACAGGAATTCACTTTAGAGGCAGATTTTGAGCTTCCTCTTATTTATAAAATAGGTGAAGACTCAATAGGCGGAAAAGGTAGAGGCTTGGCGTTCTTGAACGTGATGCTTAATCGCTTTAGTGATATCAGCAATAAATACCCGGAAGTGCAGATAACTGTTCCTGTGGCAGCAGTTTTGGCAACCAGCGTTTTCGACGAGTTTATCTATAAAAATCCCACATTGATAGATTTTGATAGGTTTGAAGAGATGACAGATGCCGATATAGATATCCAATTTGTACAAGCCGATTTGCCTAAAGATGCCTTAGAGCAAATGAAACAAATCGTTGATAAATGCCAATTCCCTTTGGCTGTGCGCTCTTCCAGTGTTTTAGAAGATCACATTACAAATCCCTTTGCCGGAGTGTTTCGCACCTTTATTTTGCCAAATGCTCATCCAAATTTGGATATACGTCTTAAGCAACTGATTCATGCCATTAAATTGGTCTATTCATCAATGTTTCTCAAAAGCGCTCGTGTTTACCGAGAGTCGTTAAATATCCCCGCTCGAGAAGAAAAAATGGCTGTTATTATTCAAAAGGTAGCAGGATCTTATCATAATAATATGTTCTTTCCCTTGATTTCTGGGGTTGCTCAAAGCTATAATTACTATCCTGGCATCGGAATGAAACACGAACAAGGTATTGTAACTCTTTCCACCGGTTTAGGAAAGAATGCGGTTGAGCGCGGGCGAACCTTTGCCTTCTGTCCCCGATTTCCCAATAAAGATATGTTCCCCCCAGTTGATATAGTGAAAAATGCTCAACGGTATTTCTTTGCATTAAGCACTCAAAAACAGGATTTTGACCTAAGCAATGATGAGGCGGCTGCACTTGAAAGAGTTAAAATAAATTCGGACATATTAAATAACGAACTTCAACTTCTTACTTCGGTATGGGATCATAATAACAACGAATTTCTAAGTGGCACTTATACCAAGGGGCCTCGCATAATTACCTACCGCAATATCCTACATTATAAAGCATATCCTCTGGCAAGTATTCTGCAAGACTTTCTGGAATTGGGTAAAAATGTGCTCGGCTGTGAAGCCGAAATTGAGTTTGCTTTCGATGTTGATAGCATTAGCAAAAAAGCTGTATTCAGCCTGTTGCAAATTCGTCCCATTTCTGTAAATAAAATGCTTTATAGTGAACCCCTGGAAGGATATCTGAATAAAAGTGATGAGCTAATCCTTTATTCTTCATATGCTTTGGGTAGCGATATTCGAGAAAAGATCAATACGATTGTGTTTTTAAGTACAGAACGCTTCAACATTGTACAAACTGAAAGAATGGCTCTGGAAATAGAGCAGATAAACTCTACTTTAAAAGCCCAAGGAACAAAATATATCTTAGTTGCTCCGGGAAGATGGGGATCTTCTGATCGTTTTTTAGGTATCCCCGTAGTATGGAGCCAAATCACTCAAGCAGCCGCAATAGTTGAGATTGTATTACCCAATATGAGTATCGAAGCAAGTCATGGAAGCCACTTTTTCCACAATCTATTCAGCATGGGTGTAGCATATCTTACGGTACAAGAAAACAAGGATTATATCGATTGGACATATCTTGAGAACTATGCGCAACAAACTGATAATCAGTTCTTTAAAGTATGCAAGATTCCTCAAACTATCAAGATTTTATTCGATGGGAAAAATGCCGTGATTAAGAAGAAATAAAAAACTAAATAAAGAAATTTTGCTACAGTAGAAAGAAACCCTACTAAACCAACAAAACGTCACAGGAGGTATGTGATTATAACTAAGCACGAATTCCTACACTTGGTTAGCGCTAAAAATGGCGACCAACCAGAGTTTATTCAAGCAGTCACCGAAGTTGTTGATTCAATTTGGGATGTCTACGACAGCAATCCTCAATATCGAAAAGCCAAGATTCTGGATAGAATCGTGGAACCCGAGCGTATCATCATTTTTTGAGTGCCATGGCATACTGATAGCGGTGAAGTTATAGTAAACAGAGGTTTTAGAGTGGAGTTCAACAGCGCCATAGGCCCTTATAAGGGTGGGTTAAGATTCCATCCCAGTGTAAATTTGGGCATCCTCAAATTCCTCGGTTTCGAACAGATTTTTAAGAACAGTCTAACAACCTTGCCCATGGGAGGTGGAAAAGGTGGCTCAGATTTTAACCCGCGGGGAAGGTCAGATGAAGAAGTCCAACGTTTTTGCCATAGCTTTATGCTTGAACTTTTTCGCCATATCGGACCCGATACAGATATTCCGGCCGGAGATATCGGAGTAGGAAAAAGGGAAATTGGATTTCTTTACGGAATGTACAAAAAGATTCGTAATGAAGTAACTGGCGTACTCACGGGAAAAGGGCTTGATTGGGGAGGAAGCCTTATTAGACCAGAAGCAACAGGATATGGTACCGTCTACTTTGCTGAGGAGATGTTAAAAACCAAAGGTCAAAATTTTGCGGGCAAGAAAGTCTTGATCTCTGGGAGTGGTAATGTGTCGCAATATGCAATACAAAAAGTAAATGAACTGGGTGGTATTGTAATCACTGCATCCGATTCTGATGGCTTTATTCATGATCCTGAAGGAATTAAGGGAGAAAAATGGGATTACTTGATGGAGCTAAAGAACATCCGTAGAGGCAGGATTAGTGAATATGCCGAAGAATTTGGCGTTAAATACTATCCTGGAGAACGCCCATGGTCTATACCCGGTGATGTAGCCCTCCCATGCGCCACTCAGAATGAGATAAATGGTGAAGAAGCACGCACTCTCCTCAAAAATGGCTGTATCTGCATTTCCGAAGGAGCCAATATGCCTACAACCCTGGAAGGAGTGGAAGTTTTCCTTAATGCTAAAGTTCTTTACGGTCCCGGTAAAGCCGCTAATGCAGGAGGAGTTGCAACTTCTGGTTTGGAAATGACCCAGAACTCTATGCGCTTGAATTGGAACCGAAAGGAAGTAGATAGCAAGCTTCATGACATCATGGTAAATATCCATGAACATTGTGTGGAGTATGGGAAAAACGGAAATTTCGTAAACTACATGAAAGGAGCGAACATTGCCGGCTTCATTAAGGTGGCAAATGCAATGATGGATCAAGGACTCATATAAATTAAGCATTGACAGTTTCAAACCCCTTGGATTACCATGGGGTTTGAAACTTCTTTGCTCTTTCCGGGAGGATATATGGATTATGAAAATTATACCATGAGTGCAGCAGAAACCATTTTTGCCCTGCGTGAACGCTTAAAAGAGCTAACTTGTCTATACAATATTTCCGACATCTCCAACCGCCATGAGCTCTCTTTTGAAGAGTTTATCGCAGAAGTGTTGAAAATAATCCCCCGCTCCATGCAATACCCTTCAGCTACAGGATGTCGTATTGTTATCGATAACCTGAAGTATGAAACTGATAACTTAGAACCCAGTTCAGAAACTATTAGTGTGCCGATTGTAGTTAATTCAAAACAACGCGGTTTTGTGCAAGTTTGTTATTTAGAAAGTGCAAACGTACAGTTTCTTCAGGAAGAAGTGAAGTTGCTTAAGGGAATTGCCCAGCAATTATCTGTGGTTATTGAACGCCGGGAGGTAGATGAAAACGATATCCAAATGCGAGAACATTTACGATATGCAGATCGTTTAGCCACCATTGGACAGCTTACTGCTGTAATTGCCCACGAAATTGAGGATCCCATTACTTCTATTCTTGATACAACCAACAAACTATATTCAAACATGCATTGTACTGAAGATACAAAACAAGATATGCATCATATCATATCTTTAGCTAAACATGCTAAAGAGATTCTTAGAAAACTACTCTTATTCTCTGAACAAGTACCTCCCCGTGAATCTCAAACTAATATCAATAAACTCATTAAAGAAGGCTTTTATCTATTAGAAAATGGATGTAAAAAACAAAATATCAATGTTATCTACAATTTACAGGAAGATGTTCCCATAATAGTTGCCGACTCTACTCAAATACACCAAGCTATTGTGAACCTTATTGTGAATGCTATGCAGGCAATGCCAAAGGGAGGAACCCTTACTATTAGTACCAGTTTTAAGGAGAATTCCATTATTATTGAGGTCACAGATACTGGTTGCGGGATGGATGAAGATACTCAGAACAAAATTTTCATGCCGTTCTTTACCACTAAAGATAAGCAACTGGGAACAGGATTAGGATTACCCGTAGTCCACGGTATCATTTCTGCACACCGTGGCACTATTTCGGTACAAAGCACACTGAATATTGGAACTAGTTTTAGGATTATGCTGCCTATAAATTGATTTACAATTTTAGTTCCTTCTTTGGTGTTAGCCATACATCT from Candidatus Cloacimonadota bacterium harbors:
- a CDS encoding LruC domain-containing protein — translated: MKNILKLVVIAIFMVIAFSACSENENDAYVPIKDITVSPDFNWQTSHQVAVEIELFDNGSAPIKGVVFEIFDSYPEPNSTPLAKGVTLEDGKYNTVMNLPTAVKKVWARGYMGVYEIPINNSSVVLSLGGAIDESVISNDYRKNNSKAWSFLPGLSFNSQGRPYPMNNVSIQADFFERLNATLPESSSLPITHPQYMETSNQVNLKLDETAQVWLTFVHEGAGYLNSLGYYTYPTGNLPTSPSEIESKNIVMPNASLYGSGGQMFAGDTVYLGVFEPGTTMGWFLVANGFRGGYGTNVSTSAPVYYSDPALNPETDPENKKHSVLLFDQISQRFVVGFEDLPRTSESDDDFNDLVFFLTVNPIEAADLSSIPPMDTPIDSDDDGISDAFDDYPDDADLAFNNYTYGADAWGTLAFEDLWPNTGDYDFNDMVVDYNYNQITQPGNRVKKVEMSYKLRGIGARRANGFAVQVPFEASNITQIHASHDALFEMEDDGPFAVMRFFNSAFDLIPQVPNAFINTEMSDTYFEPVDFSVHYKLESPMAISLLETSPPYNPFIFLNGLRSVEVHLPGYPPTTRMATDMLGTQDDASTEGNWYKTAGNLPWAVDIPQSWTYPIEKAQISQAYNKFKDWAQSSGTSYADWYKDLPEYTNPEFMYLKP
- a CDS encoding PEP/pyruvate-binding domain-containing protein; translation: MAISANFWALENELLESLMPIRVHSVLLISSLYDSFVFEIDGFLAEQVAEDFYLLNLSTFPNIFHASSLHSALKLLELEQIDLVIIHLASQRAIALDLLNRIKTYDNSLPVYLLLGVPQDLMFIENHLPELDEVEDFFYWNGDSKLFLAIIKQYEEKKNIDHDSQIYNVPIILVVETFIPYYSQFLPLLYEQVMLLNYSVIRSEHQEINKSLYQNARPRILLVHDYAEAKAIYNAHPLSVIGIISNVNYNYRGRSHRDGGIELLQSIRKDNNNLPFLLQSFNPLYKDIVSSNEGDFLYKDIPGLSGQLLQWLKTEVQLSKFTFRLPDRTEIAEAYSIIGFHHAIKKVPDSSLIYHWQNNHFRHWLSSHVEISLCKMLADLPKDLTASQIRSILCDSLESLIAYRRREKIQEFTLEADFELPLIYKIGEDSIGGKGRGLAFLNVMLNRFSDISNKYPEVQITVPVAAVLATSVFDEFIYKNPTLIDFDRFEEMTDADIDIQFVQADLPKDALEQMKQIVDKCQFPLAVRSSSVLEDHITNPFAGVFRTFILPNAHPNLDIRLKQLIHAIKLVYSSMFLKSARVYRESLNIPAREEKMAVIIQKVAGSYHNNMFFPLISGVAQSYNYYPGIGMKHEQGIVTLSTGLGKNAVERGRTFAFCPRFPNKDMFPPVDIVKNAQRYFFALSTQKQDFDLSNDEAAALERVKINSDILNNELQLLTSVWDHNNNEFLSGTYTKGPRIITYRNILHYKAYPLASILQDFLELGKNVLGCEAEIEFAFDVDSISKKAVFSLLQIRPISVNKMLYSEPLEGYLNKSDELILYSSYALGSDIREKINTIVFLSTERFNIVQTERMALEIEQINSTLKAQGTKYILVAPGRWGSSDRFLGIPVVWSQITQAAAIVEIVLPNMSIEASHGSHFFHNLFSMGVAYLTVQENKDYIDWTYLENYAQQTDNQFFKVCKIPQTIKILFDGKNAVIKKK